The sequence below is a genomic window from Corvus cornix cornix isolate S_Up_H32 chromosome 1, ASM73873v5, whole genome shotgun sequence.
ccaaGAGCTTTTTGGTTTCAGCTTTGGGACTATCTATGCTGCCCCTTTTGATATGTTTTGTCTTCCTCTCAGGGCATCCAAAGTCTTGCCGTAATTTgttgcttcattttcagtggAGGGACTTGAGGAATTCCCGACAGAGGACCATTGCTAGGGAGAAATGGGAGCAGAAGAGGCTGACCTGGGGATGTTGAAAGTACAATACAACCAGCATCTCTCacttcagaaaagctgcaggCTTTTGAGCTGGGTGCTGTGTGGTCTTGGTGATGAAGTGGAAACATCAAATGCTGCAtagaagaagcagctgctgctgctctgactgCCAGAAGTGTGGGTTTGGATTTTAAATAGCATAGCCTTGGTTTGCAGACCAGTTTTCCTTATAAGAGGAAGCAAGAGAGTTGACACAGATGTGTGCAAACACTTCTTCTTGCTGTTCCTTTCAGCCCTTCCATGCCTCAAGACACAGGTCTTACAGAGAACAGACTTCTAAGGCAGGGCCTTTTGTACCCCTTAATAGGTGCTTCCACTTCAAAACAGAACCGTATTTTGCTGAGTTAAACATGGAAATGGCTCTGTGACGTACTGgttatcctttaaaaaattgtgGTGACATCTGATGCGCTGATGGATACCGgaccttttcctctttcaggtTGTgttagcaaatattttaatcatgttggactttgcttttatttgtctgATTTTAAGTTGGTGCTTTGCATGGCTCGAGGCCTGTGGCTTGTGTTTGATGTGTAACAGCAGACAGCTAAGGTTGTGACTTGTTCTTCATGTCATGAAGGAGTTTGTTTCCCTCAGTTTAGCTCTCCCACATCCTCTTCAGAGCAGTGTACAACCAGAGTTTTTTTCACTCATCTCTTTTGGAGGGGATGGAGGCTTTATCTGTCTGTGAGACGAATCAGCTGCATGTTATGATCTCAGAAGCAGCAATGAAGAGAAACTCATGAACCGTACAGCTGAACACAGGGACTACCTGGGATGGGATCTCCTAAATTGAGATAGTTCTCGCTTTGCAATTATGTCTGAGTCCTTTgtgaggatggagagggaggggagctCCAGGTATTCTCTGCAGTTCCCTGGTGTGCAGGAGCTGTCTCGGGATCAGCCATCAGGACAGGGGTCCCAGTGGGAGCGGGTGCTTGTGCCGACATCTCTCTGCTCACCCCAGAACGAGAGTCGGAGCACCGGAGCACactggaactgctgctgctcccctcccagGTTCCCGGGATGAGGAGGGCTCCTCTTGAGGCTGACAACTGGGTCActctcctccagcctcagcGCTCCTTGGGATGAATCCGAGCGGGAGCGGTGCTGTTCCCTGGCTGGAGGAGTGACACACATATCGCACGGTCTCGTGCCAGCCACCGCCACCGAGGCTGagtaaaacttttaatttatttaaacgCAGCTATTGAGGCATTTTAATTCCATCAAAGGAAATAACACAAGGCGAGGCACAAGTATtggtttgctgcttttaaatgGGTTTGATTAATCTGCACTTGGTTGTTCCTTTTTGGATTTTACTTTGAGAGTTCCTTCTCGCTCAGAGGCACAACTATTCAAGGgttgtgaattttaaaaattgcagattaaattctgtgtttcacACATGAATATTTAAACAGAGTAATGTACTCTGTTCTTTCTGTAAGGTCCCATTTTTAATCATTAATGCCTGTTCTTTTGAGCAAATAAACCCCATATATGAGATTtgtatgcatttaaaaaaaaagatagttcTCTGGGACAAGTTCCAATGTGAAAATATTCTGTTATGAATATTTATGGACCCATCAAAATTGGTGAACAGTGAATTTGCTGATAGAAATTGTgggaggtttgttttttcttttactttccttttgaaagagaCTGAGAAATTCTTTGCAAATTGGGTCAAGTTCAGTACATAATTCTGGTCAAAATGtatccttttaatttttttttggttaaaaaaaattcagcttttaaagtttcaaaattttttgATTGAAAGCAACTTTTGCATGTGTAATGTATCCcaattgccaaaaaaaaaaaaaaaaaaaatccctaaactTCTGACAGCtttgaataaaatgaaacaaaacaaaatatttcctttatggCAAAGATTTTgcatgaatgaaaatgaaatttgggATGCTTTTAATGTAAGAGTTACATTGCCTGTTGCACATTAGTAGCGGAATACAGATCAATGTGGTTGTATTGGCATTTTTACCAGGTTGTAATGAAAGCTTTTCACCCAGATGCACCACAATTCTTTGTTAGAGTTGTGAGGAGAACAATTCTTTGAGGAAAACAGTCCTGTTGAGGGtggcgaggccctggcacaggttgcccagaacagttgtggatgccccatccctggaagtgttcaaggacaacttggatggggctctgagcgATCTGGTGTCGTGGAagtgtccatggcaggggtgttggaactggAAGGTTTTTAAGGTTCCTCCgaacccaaaccagtctgtgattcagTGACTTGAATGTGGACATGTATCACATTGCTTTAAGGAAAGCACCATCTCTTGCATTTGGCTCGTGGCTGTGGCAGCATTTGTTCTTCCTGTGCCACACGTGTGGCAGCGTTGTGGCTTCTctgaaagcaggaaacaaaCTCATATGGCTTTGATCCCTCGCAGCAGAAGGGGTGCTCTTTTTGTTCTGCTCCAAAACGGGAGTTACTTTTCAAGCAATTAAAAGCATGCAAAGGttaggaataatttctttacCAAATAGTTGATGTCTAGATCCTGAGTGGTACCAGAGATCCAGGATTTAAAAAACTGTTTGTAAacagtagcttttttttttccaactctCTTTTTCCTTACTTTCTTCAGTAAGATATAGGGTCTTGTTTAAAACTTCTGCTTTCAAAGGAATCAGAGGTTTTACTACATGTTCTCTTTGAAGGGATGAGCACAACAATTTGTTACTacattccattttctttgccttcactttctgcagtgctgattCCTTCTGCTAAGGATGGCTCAGAAATGGGCAGTTCTGGCTGCGCTCCTTTTCTTGCCAATCGATCTGGCTGAAGGTAAGTGAGAAAGATCCAAAACTACTTGTAGCACTGCTCGGTACTCTGTATTTCCAACTTGCCAGGACACTGAAACTTCATAGTACACCAGAGCAAACTTTGCCAATTGTTCAGTGGGAATGCAAAGGAGTAGTGTCACCTCAGCTGGCAAAATAATTGTGTGCCTTGCAGAGTGGCACAGGATGATAAATCTGGTAGGAATCCAACACTGGCCATCTGTTCACCTGGGACAATAGCAGGAGAGATGTGATTTCTGGAATAAAAGGGATCCACAAATGTCCCTTACTAAACTACTGCTCCAAGAGGTCTTGGTTTTAACTGTGCCACAGGTGTATATTCCCCAGCTATCTTGGATTTTACTGGCGCTTGAAGCAAGGCACCTAATTCAGAAACAcaataaagtttttaaaagtagTTTCCTTTCCCTTAAGAGTGAATTTTGCCCTCCCTCCCAATCATTTTTTCAAAGCCTATATTAAAGTGATAGAAATTTgttgactaaaaaaaaaaagtgaaggacTTGCAGATTGCCAGCATCACTGTACACAGCAAAAAGGCACCATCTCCACTTCAGGTGGAGATGGTGCCTTCCAAATTCAGGAAGGTGGATCTGGAAGCTGAATACTAATATGTGCCCCAAGGCTGCCGGTACAGTCAGGAAGTGTATTTTTAAGGGTGATGAAGCCAAGAGTTTCCTGTGCTTTCATGATGGCTGTAGCatcttttaatgtatttttttttctcatctgatGCAGCTCACAACAGGGTAAGTGTAGAGGCTGGCCATGAAGCTGTGCTCAGTTGCCCCAATATCTCCAAGGTGTCTTTGCTGCTGGTGACATGGAAGAAGAATTGCAGCAGTTGCTGCTTGTTGTCCTATAGAAGTGATCACAATGAGACAAGAAAGCTGAACTGCAGTGAGAGGATCACGTGGAAATATTCACCTGTCTGTGACCCTGCGCTTCGTATTTACCCTGTGAACCTTGGGGATGAGGGAAATTACACCTGTGACACTGCCAACAGTGAAgggaattttcattttttcttttctctgactGTGATAGGTAAGATTGCATcactaaaacaaaaattaaattattctatttGCAATGTAGTCAGGAACAAAAGAATATTAGGAAGCATCATGAATATATCAAGTCACCTTTTCCATATAGTCAGGTAAACTATATCTAGGTTTccataagtttaaaaaaaaaacacaagaagACTTTATGTTTTGGCCATATTAATTAAGCCATCTCAATATAACTAAAGATTATGGGAAATGAATTTTGGAACTCTATAtttgctattattattaattttagtcacttgattttttttttttgttgggtttttttagttggtttttggttttagtttgttttggttttggattttatCTTCTTGTTGTTCCCTGCAGAATCTTGCCTTTTTGATGAAGGCTTAGGTGCTGgccttttccctgttttgcGAAATGCAGAATATGAGTTGCTGGACTTCAAGCAGAACAGTTTTGtctaatttctcttttatttccctgctaTCAAATTTTGGATTCTATGTATCCAAACTCCTATTTTACCTGAAGCCTCAGCAATCTGCCTTTTCATCAGTCAAGCTGTAAAGCTTTATTTAGTCCACCCCTCTCTGTCATCACATCTGCTAATCTGCCATCACCTtttggaaaacaggaggaagCAGTACTTTAGATGTAGCCAGCTAGTTTTTGAGGTGTCCACCTCAGACTTTTTGACgtattgtttttccttaaagatGTGCTAATATttcaaatgattttaaaatctcacGAATTGGTCATACAAACTAAAAAATACCacctgtttttcagtttctcagttGGTGATTTTAtgctaaaaatgaaatagaaatagaaactAAGATAGAAAttatggctttttaaaatttcttctctagTGCCTCCTACGGTGACCCTGACCCACGACAAGAGCAGGGTGGCTGTCTGTCAAGCATCTGCAGGAAAGCCAGCTGCTGACAtctcctggatccctgcaagcAACCACAGCTCTGAGGAAGAATTCCATCACCCCAATGGAACAGTGACCAGAGTGAGCTACTTCAACTGGGCCAACAGCTCATTTCCCTCTGTCACCTGCCTGGTCACCCACCCAGCCATGAACCAGACTCTGCTCATGGACCTGACATGTAAATAATGTTATTCTGTGCTTGCACTTCATCATGCCTAGGGCtcctctgtgctgttctgtCCAGCTGTTCCCACTAAATGCTGGGGCCCTGGAGCTGGGTTAGAGTGGTTATAAGGTAAAGTCCTAGAGCATGTTGagagagaaattaataattttgagTTAGTTGAAACCAGATGTTTTGTGGCACTGTACGGAGAAGctttcagtgtgtttttctttcaattccTGTTCTGTTTTACAAGAATTCCTTATTCTGCTTTCAGTGGGTTCACCTTGGTTGGCTGCCAGGTGCCCTCCAAGCTGCTCTATTGCTCCCCCTCTTCAATaacacagggagaaaaatacaaCGTAAAGCTCGCGGGTCAAGGTTaagacagggagagatcactcaccaattactgtcacaggaaaaagagacttgagagaaagtaatttcttgTGACTCAAATCAGAGTAGGACAGCGAGAAACAAGAACGAATCTAAAAGCGCCTTCCCCACAACATTTTTTCCACAGTAGTGATGGTCTGGAGAAAATTTCCTTGGAGAATGTCTGTCTGTGACTTTCAAGTGTTCCAAAGGTAGTAAAGTGTAAAGTTTAGCTTctcctctggctgtgctggaccTGTTGGAAGTAGGATTTGTAAGAATAGCTGAATAAGTGCTTATATCATCAAAATACCTTGGTAGTGGCACAAAGGACAGAAGTCAGCATAGACCAGTCATTAATTAACAGAATTTTGCAGGGATGGCTGCTCAGTTCTGTTGTTCAGGGCAAATAGTACTTGAAGAAAAGGAGAGTGTAAAGGCAGATGagttgaaaatgaaaatgtgtttgtacAGACAAATGAGTGGATGTGTGAGGCAGCTTCTTCTTGCTGGTTGGCATCCAGACATCTCATCAGTTTCTCGCTGCTTGTTTGAGCTGTGAAAGCAGAGGATTAGCTTTTTCCTCCAGCCAAGGTAGGCAGTAACATCACAAATCTGTGGATATTGACATCTAGCTCGGTAACTTGCTCTCTTTTCTCATCTCTCAGGCACTTCCCACATTCTTCCATACATCCTGAtaggagcagctgcaggtgtcGCTGCTGTCACTGGTGTGACTTCATGCTTGATTTTCAGGTGCAGAGGTGAGTCCTTTGATGACCCTGAAATATGTTACAATCCCGTTGCTGACTATGTGCAGGTACAAGGACATGCACTTTATTGC
It includes:
- the LOC104689404 gene encoding cell surface glycoprotein CD200 receptor 1-B-like → MAQKWAVLAALLFLPIDLAEAHNRVSVEAGHEAVLSCPNISKVSLLLVTWKKNCSSCCLLSYRSDHNETRKLNCSERITWKYSPVCDPALRIYPVNLGDEGNYTCDTANSEGNFHFFFSLTVIVPPTVTLTHDKSRVAVCQASAGKPAADISWIPASNHSSEEEFHHPNGTVTRVSYFNWANSSFPSVTCLVTHPAMNQTLLMDLTCTSHILPYILIGAAAGVAAVTGVTSCLIFRCRARWLRKRAHGPEEHFTIKTSEFTPSRVRREADKPHDFPERIYENYNTRHLYVCLQQHRDN